TGCAGTAATTTGCTTTGAATTTACTATTGCTATTGCAATATAGATTTCTGGGTTTCAAAATAATCTACTTTGACAAGGCGGGTACAATGAAACCCACACCTAAAACTAAATGAAGAAGGGAGGGTAGAATAGACGACGACATGAATGAGAGTTTTTGAGTTtcattgaatattgaatatatgtaatattgttgTTGTAATTTGCTTTGAATTTTCTATTGATATggtaatatatatacttaaaactAAATAATGGAATGTGGTTGAAtcggattttaatttttaataatttttaaatgggATCGATTGAACCGTCGGACCAATGAattatggtttagtcaatttgaTCACCGGTCCGTTTAAAAATATCAATTTGCATTAATGTAAGTTGATTGTGATATTGTTCTTTATTTGGACTGCATGAACTTAGCTTGTAAAGGGGTTATGAGTGATTATAGGCTTTAACTGATAGAGATAGATTGTTATGGTTATTTGATTTGGTAATCAAATAAGAGTATATGCTGAGTAAGGCTCCAAGATGTAAAACCATTGTGTTTGAACTACGTAAACAAAGATTGATTCGatcgttttttttcttttcttgtctTAATTCTTCTCACATCTTGTTTCCGTTCTATTTATCATTATAACAACTctgaattgaataaattttttCGTTAttacaaattaatatttttttaatatttatgagttttttTTAAAGAGTAGGatttattaataaaagaaaaaatggaTAGACAATCACTAACATTACAACACAATACACTAGGAACATAAGGAACAGTAAAAACCAAAAATCATTGCCTTAGCACCATGAAGCAAAACTCAAGAAAAAAACGAGCTCCTTGCATCTTCAGTAAAAACTATGAATAACTCATTATGGTTAATTGCacccttttctttttccaatTTACAAACTTCAAAATAAAGGGAAAAGACCAAAAAATCTTTTTAGggatcaaaattaaattgtatatttttataatgttatatttgtaaaataaatctaaaataaaacttaatacactaggatctatcatgtcaaatcatcaacaaTAAATTATGAACAAATCaaaaacaaaactagatgcggaagcgtacctgacTCAATGAATTTCTTGAAGTTTTACCGGATCTtgaggatttgatcttccaaattagcatacaagaaattcagagaatatttgctctctctttcctaatgatgagatattagaaaagatatcttgtatATAATTTGTGGactataaccctaatatttataaccttggcatattagttctagtcaaattctaattagcccatcattaattagaatttgattagaactcaattactagaatatctacacatatttgacccatactttatttaataattaaagcccaataaaattttaatcaaattagatcacatttaatttgggctaacctatcatgataataaataataacatgtaattacccttattatatatgtgatatgcatattttccaacaatctcccacttggaccaaatatatatactaattactctataattacatgtcattatataaccttatgagctcaaaattttactatcacatccaaaaggtattccgaacaatctcgtccattaattatgttaagaTATAACCAAGGCAACTTTAGTGACATATATTGTAACTAAATTCATccatgatcacgtatattaacacaaccaaatgacatagatcaagtatggatgtgtagcatggaaattacatgcaatataatctaaacatgtctatttccaactggtcaTCTTTAAACTTAAGTGAAGTCAGTAccaaaataataaacataatgAATAAACTGAATACTTTATTTTGATCAAAAAATATCCAAATACATAAATGTCgaaaaacaaacataaaatataaactcCCACTAAATCATGATATCCTCAAACAATGTAACACCTATATGAGCAGTGTGCTCATGAAAGACCTTAGATGGTAAACCTTTCGTGAGCAGATCCACtatcatggagtttgtcccaGTGTGCTCTATGGATATTTGACCATTTTGCACTCTTTCTTTTACAACTAGGAACTTTATGTCAATAGGCTTTGACTTAGATGAACTCCTATTGTTATTGGAATATAACACTGCTGACTTATTGTCACAAAATAATTTGAGTGGTCTTTCTACAATCTCCAAAATGCGCAGCCCTATGACAAAGTTCTGCAACCATATTCCATGGTTTGATGCCTCATAGCATGTACAAACTCTGTTGCCATAGTGGACGAAGCTACAAGTGTCTGTTTGACACTTTTCCAAGATATAGCTCCTCCAACTAATAGGTAAATATAGCCTGATGTAGATTTCCTACTATCTTGGTATCCAGCtaaatcagaatcagaataccCTATGACCTCCAAAAGATCTGATCTCTTATAAGTaagcatgtaatcttttgttcttTGAAGATATCTTGTAGCCCTTTTGGCTACTATCCAATGGTCTATACCAGGGTTGCTTaaatatctgcctaacatccCAACAATGAATGTAACATCCGGACGCGTACAAACTTGAGCATATATTAAACTCCCAACAGCTGATGCATAGGGAATATTTTCCATTTCCTGAATTTCAAGGTTACTTTTACGACATTGAGTAAGACTAAATTTGTCTCCTTTAGCGATAGGGGTGTCACTTGGTCTACAACTCTGCACGCCAAACCTTCTGAGTACTTTATCGATATAGCTCTTTTGTGATAATCCATGAATACCTCGAGATCGATCTCAATGTATTTGAATTCCTAAAACAAAAGAGGGGtccccaagatctttcatcttAAAATGCTTAGATAAAAATCTCTTGTTTTCGTGCAATAAGCCTATATCATTAGCGGCAagcaaaatatcatcaacatataaaaccagaaatgtaacaccccttaccctatccgacgccgggacagggtgcGAGGCATTATGGACTTAAACatatacaaacatacaaaaccgaaccataaaatttcgttgaaattaaaaacattcaaacatatGGAAaacatcccttatacgggcccacgaggccaaaaacatacatcgggaatgagtcgggactaaatcgggaaatTTCGGAACTCTTACAACACTTAGAAGATTATTCATGATTTaaagagccacacgcccgtgtggataggccgtgtggtctcacacgcccgtgtaagcaGGGACACGACCaactcacacgcctatgtcctaaggcctgtccttcacacggctgagacacaccgtCATGTCTGCccttgtgtttactactgagcattctattttacctaattagagtgcaggggacacatggccaatcACACGCTtgtggggcagaccatgtgttatacatggtctagacacatgcccgtgtggacaaattttAGGCTATTATCCAAGCTATTTgtcacccttaaacactcacatacaTAAACCCCCATCATGATATTCAATGTACCACATATTCAAACCaacatgctttcatatggcattccacacaaatttcatattcaataaatattattaacCTACTTTCAAATCACTCATTAATACTATGGATACGTTCACCCTATTGGTCATAAACTACccatcaagcacatataccattCATCACACTCATCATCCACAACCACATCAAAgtataaacacatttgcatgcatgcataattaattagggttacaacccaaataatcaatatgagccatctCTCATGACCATATactaaataatcataataccaatatgagccaacacatttggttaatcaatatgacacataacaaaataatcaagtgtcctatacatgtcatactcaaaatttTGAGATTAGCTATACCTAAatatccaattgatagtgtgatcgaaaactTCGACGTCCTCCgatagcttggcgatactataaggaaaaaggaaaggaaatggggtaagctttaaagcttaataagtccatatgcaaataatatgcaatctaAACAAGTAATTAACATACATTTAATATAGTGAACATAAGTTTGTATTACATCGAATAGCTTAAACTTACTCATCATATACACAACCTTATCATGGTTTCATCATATATCAAGGCATTACTCATGAGTTTGGtctacatacctgtaccaactcgtaacacaaGTTATACTCAATCTTCTCATTGACTTACCCCTTGGGTCCTCTATCAAGTTACTCGATAatttactcgttgaacactcaaaatactattggatacatggaaagctcTCACGTAAGTGCCACATACACAACTAGATCCACCTCATAGCATACAACATATATAAGTTCATTTCAACTACTcatgggtctactcacacaagttgtcagtcaagacgtaactacatgagctactcacacaagctgtcaggtatccgcaacacatgccggactacctagccagcagtaggacgtacaagaccagcactcgaAGCCATAtaaacttatatcacatatctcatgagctcaAATCATAcgattcctagtgacatgtcacttgtatcccaaactatttctaaggttcaaatgg
This is a stretch of genomic DNA from Gossypium arboreum isolate Shixiya-1 chromosome 11, ASM2569848v2, whole genome shotgun sequence. It encodes these proteins:
- the LOC128283912 gene encoding secreted RxLR effector protein 161-like, giving the protein MENIPYASAVGSLIYAQVCTRPDVTFIVGMLGRYLSNPGIDHWIVAKRATRYLQRTKDYMLTYKRSDLLEVIGYSDSDLAGYQDSRKSTSGYIYLLVGGAISWKSVKQTLVASSTMATEFVHAMRHQTMEYGCRTLS